In Spinacia oleracea cultivar Varoflay chromosome 5, BTI_SOV_V1, whole genome shotgun sequence, a single window of DNA contains:
- the LOC110804259 gene encoding F-box protein PP2-A15, whose translation MGASLSNSAEGGANGGENGPSLGDIPEACIACVFMYLTPPEICNLARLNRAFRGAASSDNVWESKLPPNYQDLLDLLSPERYQGFSKKDIFSLLARSISFEDDTKQVCVDKVTGRVCLSVSARAMSITGIEDRRYWSWLPTEESRFQVIAYLQQVWWFEIDGVVKFPLPPDIYTLTFRLHLGKFSKRLGRRVSNFEHTHGWDIKPVRFELTTWDNQHATSECYLDDTEPDEMKENLKRGCWIEYKVGEFIVRDSDSVPEVRFSMKQIDCTHSKGGLCVDSISIVPSDLRERRRRLLSN comes from the exons ATGGGGGCGTCGCTCTCGAATTCAGCCGAGGGCGGCGCTAACGGCGGAGAGAATGGTCCTAGCCTCGGCGACATACCGGAGGCGTGCATAGCTTGTGTATTTATGTACCTTACTCCGCCGGAAATCTGTAACCTTGCTCGCCTTAATCGCGCTTTTCGTGGGGCCGCTTCGTCGGATAACGTCTGGGAATCGAAGCTCCCCCCTAATTATCAAGATCTGCTTGATCTTCTCTCTCCCGAGCGTTACCAGGGTTTCTCTAAGAAAGACATATTCTCCCTTTTAGCAAGATCTATCTCTTTTGAAGATGATACTAAG CAAGTGTGTGTGGATAAAGTGACAGGGAGGGTGTGCTTATCTGTCTCCGCGAGAGCAATGTCGATCACTGGGATTGAAGATAGGAGGTATTGGAGTTGGTTACCTACTGAAGAATCCAG GTTCCAGGTGATTGCCTATCTGCAGCAAGTATGGTGGTTTGAGATTGATGGTGTTGTTAAATTCCCTTTACCTCCCGATATATACACTCTTACTTTCAGACTACATTTGGGGAAGTTTTCAAAGAGACTGGGACGTCGTGTGTCTAACTTTGAACACACGCATGGGTGGGATATAAAGCCAGTCCGATTTGAGCTTACCACTTGGGATAATCAGCATGCAACTTCAGAGTGCTATTTGGATGATACAGAACCAGACGAGATGAAGGAAAACCTTAAGCGCGGGTGTTGGATAGAGTATAAAGTTGGTGAATTTATTGTCAGAGATTCAGACTCTGTACCTGAGGTAAGGTTCTCCATGAAGCAGATTGATTGCACCCATTCCAAAGGTGGGCTCTGTGTAGATTCAATATCTATCGTTCCTAGTGATTtaagagagagaagaagaagattgCTTTCAAATTAG